Within Pirellulales bacterium, the genomic segment CGCGGCGGTGAGCGAGTATGCAACGGCTCAGCATTTGCGATTTCTCGCCGAGAGCCCGCTGGTCGCCGAGATGGATGCCGTCGTCTTGCTGGTGGGCATCAACGATTTCGTGCGCCAGCTGCGGCAAATGGACACGGGCACCCACCTTGGACCGCTCTGGGCGCGCAGCCGGATTCTGCAGGTGGTCAAAGCGGCCTGGAACCGTAGCGAAGCGGGGTTTGTTGTCGACCGCACCGGGGAAAAACTCGACCGGTTGCGACTGGGCGGCGACATCGCCGAACCCGCCGGCGGCTTGCGGCTGGATGCCGAGCTGGACGCCTATCGCCAACGCCTGGAGGAGATCTGCGAGGTGGCCCGCAGGCGCAAACTGCGGCTGGTGCTCGTTACCCAACCAACGCTTTGGACCGACTATCTCACCCCCGCTGCACAGCAACGCCTCAACCTCGCGCGCGTGGTGCCGATGCGGCGCCCGTGGAGTTTTCTCGACGCGGTACCGCTGGCCGACGCCTTCGAGCGCTACAACGAAGCGACGCTCGAGGTCGCTCAGCAGCAACGCATCCAAGCGTGCGACGCGGCTTTGGCGCTCTCCGGCCAAGAGGCGTTGTTCTACGACGATTACCATCTGAACGAGGCCGGTTGCGCGGCGCTCGGGCGCGTGCTGGCCGACTGGTTCTGCGGGCAGAATTCAAGCCCGGGCCACGGCCCAGCGACAACCGCGATTCCCGAGCAGGCCGCGTCCCCCTAACGGGCGTGCGCCGGTCCGGTGAGTTCGCGATACAAGAACTCGGACAGCGTCTCGAGATTCGGATACTGCTGGAGGGTGTTGAACGGCAGGGCGTGGCCAACCAACGTCTCGAGTTCGCGAGTCAACTGGACGACCAGGATCGAATCGAGCCCCAAATCGGCGAAGCTTTGTTGTCGATCGAGCGCAGCTTGTGCGACCTCGAGCAACCGCGCCAAGCGTTCTGCAAGATGGCGCTCGACCTCGTCGGGCGAGGCGAGCGATGGTCGGGGCGGGAGCGGCGCCGCCTGCCCACCGGCAGGCTCGACCGCTTGCGGCGCAGCGCTCAAGAGGTGCTTGCCCTGTGGTCCCAGAGCGGCAATGACCACTTGCGGACAATCGAGCTGTAACGCCCGCTGGAACGCCGCGAGCGCATCGCCGGTGCGCATCGGTTCGAGCGTGCCGCTGCGCCGCACGCGTTCGACGTGTGGCACCGCCATGCCGGTTTCGCCCCACAGCCCCCAATTGATGCTCATCGTGGGTCGACCTGCCCCCGTGCGCCACACGGCAAACGCATCGAGGCAGCGGTTGGCAGCCGCATAGGGCGCCTGGCCGGGTCCTCCCCACCACGAAGCCACCGAAGAGAACAACACCATCCAGTCGAGCTGCTCGTGCCGGGTCGCCTGATCGAGTGCCCATGCGCCTTGAATCTTGCCCCGCAAAACCTCTTCGATATCTTTCGCCGATAACGTGGCGAGCAAGCCGTCGCGCGTCGTGCCGGCCGCATGCAAG encodes:
- a CDS encoding SGNH/GDSL hydrolase family protein, with the translated sequence MNGTATSQRGHLAAAYAGLVLLPAVALVDTLAASVQGWPPAARGNYGSLMFAACGAALIAATASFLCALLVGPVRRALRRASWRLLSLSTATLAGVLLAEALLAAFAPGPPFHLRPPGTTYVFDPDPFTLYHVSGEAYSTINAQGVRGPELPPRDQAMRVLCVGGSTTECYYLDDDECWTAQLAGQLQRCSECPVWVGAAAVSEYATAQHLRFLAESPLVAEMDAVVLLVGINDFVRQLRQMDTGTHLGPLWARSRILQVVKAAWNRSEAGFVVDRTGEKLDRLRLGGDIAEPAGGLRLDAELDAYRQRLEEICEVARRRKLRLVLVTQPTLWTDYLTPAAQQRLNLARVVPMRRPWSFLDAVPLADAFERYNEATLEVAQQQRIQACDAALALSGQEALFYDDYHLNEAGCAALGRVLADWFCGQNSSPGHGPATTAIPEQAASP